TCATATACGGGATCGCTGCATTCCTGATGATCATTGGTCTCAGCTTTATTTTGCCGCTTTATCGTATGAGAGAAGGAAACGTGGTGCAAAGTACAGAACAGACTGGTACATGAGCGTTTGGATGCAAAGGGAGGCTTGGACCAGATGGTGCACGAACAGATTTCTTCTATAGAAAGTTTAAAGATGGTAGCTGCTGTTCGCGAGCTGGCGATGCGGTTGCCAGAGGTAACGGAGCAGGTAGACGCTTTTGGACATACATCGTTTCGGGTAAACGACAAGCCGTTTGTCATTTTGGGAGAGGGGGGCACTGAAGGCCCCTCCTTTTCTGTGAAGGTGCTGAAGACGACCCAAGAGATTTTGCTTGCACAGGAGCATTTTTACAAGACACCGTACATCGGTCATCACGGCTGGGTTTCGATTCTGGACAAAAACGTGACGAGCTATGATGAAATTGAAGATTACATACGGGAAGGCTATATGTGCGCGGCTCCCAAGCGATTGGTCAAGCAATTACAACACCTCCCCTGATCGTTCCTGTATAATTTTTACACAACCGCATTCAGACAAAGGGGGAGCCGGTTTTGGATTGGAATCTCCAGCAGATGAGCAAATTGCTTGAGGTCGTTTTTGAAAATGCCCATGAACCGATGATCGTAACGGACAAGGACGGAAAAATACTCTTATTGAATCGGAGCTATCGGGAATTTCTTAATGTACAGGACGTGATTGGACAACCAGTGACGGATGTCATCGAAAACACGCGGATGCATATTGTCGGTCAGGCTGGCGTTGCCGAGATCGCTGACATTCAGCAAATAAAAGGACAGAACATGATTGCGCATCGCATCCCGATCATGGACGAAGGAAAAGTGATTGCGGTTCTGGGAACGGTGCTGTTCCAAGATGTGCAAGAGCTCACTGCCTTGGCTGCGATGGTTGCTCAGCTGAAGGATGAATTGACCTATTATAAGAAAGAGCTGCGGCGGCGGATGGGGGCTACCTATCACTTTGACCAAATCGTTGGGTACAGCCAGAAGCTGCAGGAGCTTAAAAAGTTTTCTCAGAAAGTTGCGAAAAGCGATTCGACTGTGCTCATCACGGGCGAAAGCGGGACGGGCAAGGAGTTGTTTGCCCACGCCATTCATGCCGAGAGCAAGCGCAAAATGGGCCCTTTCATTCGGGTGAATTGTGCCGCTATTCCGGATTCTTTGCTCGAATCAGAGCTCTTTGGCTATGAAGAAGGTGCGTTTACCGGGGCTGTTCGCCGCGGAAAAAAAGGAAAGTTCGAGCTGGCCAACCACGGAACCATTTTGTTGGATGAGATCGGGGACATGCCGTTGCCGCTGCAAGCCAAGCTATTGCGTGTGTTGCAGGAAAAAGAGGTC
The window above is part of the Brevibacillus brevis NBRC 100599 genome. Proteins encoded here:
- a CDS encoding MmcQ/YjbR family DNA-binding protein — encoded protein: MVHEQISSIESLKMVAAVRELAMRLPEVTEQVDAFGHTSFRVNDKPFVILGEGGTEGPSFSVKVLKTTQEILLAQEHFYKTPYIGHHGWVSILDKNVTSYDEIEDYIREGYMCAAPKRLVKQLQHLP
- a CDS encoding sigma-54 interaction domain-containing protein — encoded protein: MDWNLQQMSKLLEVVFENAHEPMIVTDKDGKILLLNRSYREFLNVQDVIGQPVTDVIENTRMHIVGQAGVAEIADIQQIKGQNMIAHRIPIMDEGKVIAVLGTVLFQDVQELTALAAMVAQLKDELTYYKKELRRRMGATYHFDQIVGYSQKLQELKKFSQKVAKSDSTVLITGESGTGKELFAHAIHAESKRKMGPFIRVNCAAIPDSLLESELFGYEEGAFTGAVRRGKKGKFELANHGTILLDEIGDMPLPLQAKLLRVLQEKEVERVGAVRTTPIDVRVIASTNSDMLQSIKEGKFRADLYYRLNVVSLSIPPLRERLEDLPELVSNLLKQLGESTGVAVRAIDEEVWHVLRGYSWPGNVRELKNVLERALHLMEDDILKKEHIWLPVSDEGTPSSLSVSTHAVRPLKQILEEAEQEALRQAMQQAGGNKLNAAKLLQISKSSFYEKWEKYQ